One genomic segment of Motacilla alba alba isolate MOTALB_02 chromosome 1A, Motacilla_alba_V1.0_pri, whole genome shotgun sequence includes these proteins:
- the ELFN2 gene encoding protein phosphatase 1 regulatory subunit 29, whose amino-acid sequence MRAPLQTMLCLGLWAAALLCLFSPGTVRGDCWLIEGDKGYVWLAICSQNQPPYETIPQHINSTVHDLRLNENKLKVVLYSSLNRFGNLTDLNLTKNEISYIEDGAFMGQSNLQVLQLGYNKLTNLTEGMLRGMARLQFLFVQHNLIELVTPTAFSECPSLISIDLSSNRLSRLEGNTFTSLSNLMVCELAGNPFNCDCSLYGFLNWLALFNNVTKNYDRLQCETPREFAGYPLLVPRPHHNRNAITIFQSMCRGGTIPSLSRVNPTPYTPDSQRDLDEGSAISPGDFLSVKPPASSTTDSSFSPSIKLHDVTITSAILMVTIPMPYSKMYVLVQYNNSYVSDIATLKSKKEYVTVNKLKAHTDYTFCVASIRNNRRYNHTCLTFATRSKGREDPISSTSTTTHYIMTTLGCLFGMVIVLGVVYYCLRKRRMQEEKQKSLNVKKTILEMRYGSDIDTSTMVHPSQKLGEPPVIPVSRMSSIPSMIGEKLPPSKSMDAGMETPKVTTKGNYIEVRTGGGDGLERTQRDEDLRELDNGQGSAAEISTIAKEVDKVNQIINNCIDALKLDTASFLGGGTGVDSDMAFECQSIPAGSSSGLERPSFLSPPYKESSHHPLQRQLSADAAVARKTCSVSSSGSIKSAKVFSLDVPDHPPLSKSDSKYIEKGSPLNSPLDRLPLVSPSAIHHLEVKPSYHCSEHRHSFPALYYEESADTLSQRVSFLKPLSRSKRDSTYSQLSPRHYFSGYSSSPEYSSESTHKIWERFRPYKKHHREEVYMAAGHALRKKVQFAKDEDLHDILDYWKGVSAQQKL is encoded by the coding sequence ATGAGGGCACCACTGCAGACCATGCTGTGCCTGGGGTTGTgggcagctgccctgctctgcttgtTTTCCCCCGGCACCGTGCGAGGTGACTGCTGGCTGATTGAGGGGGATAAAGGGTATGTGTGGCTGGCCATCTGCAGCCAGAACCAGCCCCCGTATGAGACCATCCCCCAGCACATCAACAGCACGGTGCACGACTTGCGTCTGAACGAGAACAAGCTCAAGGTGGTGCTGTACTCCTCCCTCAACCGCTTCGGCAACCTGACTGATTTGAACCTGACCAAGAATGAGATCTCCTACATTGAGGATGGGGCTTTCATGGGTCAGTCAAACCTCCAGGTCCTACAGCTGGGCTACAACAAACTCACCAACCTGACAGAGGGCATGTTGCGGGGTATGGCCCGCCTCCAGTTCCTCTTTGTGCAGCATAACCTGATTGAGCTGGTCACCCCTACTGCCTTCTCTGAGTGCCCCAGCTTGATTAGCATTGACCTGTCATCCAACCGCCTCAGCCGTCTGGAGGGCAACACTTTCACCAGCTTGAGCAACCTGATGGTGTGTGAGCTGGCTGGCAACCCCTTCAACTGTGACTGTAGCCTCTATGGCTTTCTTAACTGGCTGGCTCTCTTCAACAACGTCACCAAGAACTATGACCGCCTCCAGTGCGAGACTCCACGGGAGTTTGCTGGGTATCCGCTTCTGGTGCCCCGGCCTCACCACAACCGCAATGCCATCACCATCTTCCAGTCCATGTGCAGAGGGGGCAccatcccctccctctccaGGGTCAACCCAACTCCTTACACCCCTGACTCCCAGAGAGATCTGGATGAGGGGTCAGCCATCAGCCCTGGGGATTTCCTCTCAGTCAAGCCTCCAGCCTCTTCCACCACTGACTCCTCCTTCAGTCCCAGCATCAAGCTACATGATGTCACAATCACTTCAGCCATCCTGATGGTCACCATCCCCATGCCCTACAGTAAGATGTATGTGCTGGTCCAATACAACAACAGCTACGTTTCTGACATAGCAACACTAAAGAGCAAGAAGGAATATGTCACTGTCAACAAGCTGAAGGCCCACACTGATTATACATTCTGTGTGGCCTCTATCCGCAACAACAGGCGTTACAACCATACTTGCCTGACCTTTGCAACCCGGAGCAAAGGCAGGGAGGATCCTATTTCCAGTACTTCCACCACTACACACTATATTATGACCACCCTGGGTTGCCTCTTTGGGATGGTCATTGTCCTGGGGGTGGTGTACTACTGCCTGCGGAAGCGGAGGATGcaggaggagaaacagaagTCACTCAATGTCAAAAAGACCATTCTAGAAATGCGTTATGGATCAGATATTGATACCAGTACCATGGTCCATCCTTCCCAGAAGCTGGGTGAGCCACCTGTCATTCCTGTCTCACGGATGTCCTCCATCCCTTCCATGATTGGGGAGAAGTTGCCCCCGTCAAAGTCAATGGACGCTGGGATGGAGACTCCTAAAGTCACCACTAAAGGTAACTACATTGAGGTGCGGACAGGTGGTGGGGATGGGCTGGAGAGAACCCAGCGAGACGAGGACCTGAGGGAGCTTGACAATGGGCAAGGCTCAGCTGCTGAGATCTCTACTATAGCCAAGGAGGTAGACAAGGTCAACCAGATCATCAACAACTGCATTGATGCCCTCAAGCTGGACACAGCGTCTTTCCTGGGTGGTGGGACTGGTGTTGACTCAGATATGGCCTTTGAGTGCCAGTCCATCCCAGCTGGTTCCTCAAGTGGGCTAGAGCGGCCCAGCTTTCTTTCCCCACCCTACAAGGAAAGCTCCCACCACCCTTTACAGCGCCAGCTCAgtgctgatgctgctgtggcCAGAAAGACCTGCAGTGTCTCCTCTAGTGGCTCCATCAAGAGCGCCAAGGTCTTCAGCTTGGATGTGCCTGACCACCCACCACTCAGCAAGTCTGACTCCAAATACATTGAGAAGGGCAGCCCACTAAACAGCCCTTTGGATCGTCTTCCCTTGGTGTCTCCGAGCGCCATCCACCACTTGGAGGTCAAGCCTTCTTACCACTGCAGTGAGCACCGTCACTCCTTCCCGGCCCTGTACTATGAGGAAAGTGCTGACACCTTGAGCCAGCGGGTGTCATTCCTCAAGCCACTGTCCCGGTCCAAGCGAGACTCCACATactcccagctctcccccagACACTACTTCTCGGGCTACTCCTCCAGCCCTGAGTACTCCTCAGAGAGCACCCACAAGATCTGGGAGCGATTCCGGCCTTACAAGAAGCATCACAGGGAGGAGGTTTACATGGCAGCTGGGCATGCCCTGCGGAAGAAAGTTCAATTTGCCAAGGATGAGGATCTGCATGACATCCTGGATTACTGGAAAGGGGTCTCTGCTCAGCAGAAGCTGTGA